The Novibacillus thermophilus genome segment GTATCATTAGTTTTCGTATTGTCTGCGTGTTCGGGTAGTGTTTCTCCAGGAGCAGGTAGTGAAGAAGATGTTGAGATACCTGAAGGTGCTACCGAAGTCGTGATGTGGAATCTGTTTGGCGGTGGTGACGCCGAATACATGCAGGCCATCGTCGATAAGTTTAACGAAAGTCAATCGGAATTTTTTGTTAATAACGTGATGCAAGAATTTGATGAATACTATACAAAGTTACTGACAAGTGTCGCCGCTGGCAAAGGGCCGGATTTAGCCATTGCCCATTCGCATGTCTTACCCGAACTAGTTAACCAAGGGTTATTAATGGAATTAGACGATTACGCGTCAAAAAGCGGTATGGACTTTGCTGACTTCAATCAAAATGTTTTAGATGTAACAGTTTATGACGGCAAACATTACGCCGTTCCCATCGACACACATCCCCAAATCATGTACATCAACAATGATCTTGTCAGAGATGCAGGCCTTCTGAGTGATGACGGTTCAGTGGAAATGGAAGAGAGCCCAGAAGGATTTGTCAAGTTTTTAACGACTTTGAAGGAAGAATTACCAGAAGATAAGATGGCTTTTGCCTTTTCAAGTGCTGGAGAAGATCCTTACCGAATATGGTGGGCACTTTATACGCAAATGGGCGGTGAACACTTGCTCTCGGAGGACCTTGAAAATCCGGATTATGTTCTGGATGAAGAAAAAGCCATCAAGGCAGCGAATTACATTAAAGACCTTTACCACAAACATGAAGTCGTTCCGTTAAATCTAGCTGATTTTTATTCGGATTTCCAATCTGGTCAGGCAGCCGTAATGAGTACCGGCGTATGGGCGACAGGTATATGGGAAAGGACAGAAGGCCTTGATTTCACGGCCATGCCCTTTCCTAACATGTACGAGCGTGAGGGCGCCTGGGCCAATTCCCATACGTTTATATTGCCTTATTATGCGGACGCTGACGAAGAAAAACAGCGAGCCGCCGTCGAATTCATGAACTTCGCAACAGAAAACGGCCTGATGTGGGCTGAAGCAGGTCACATACCGGCCAAAGATACAGTCGTTAAGTCAGAAGAGTTTAATGAAATGCCTTATCGAAGTGAATATGCAGAAGTTGCGAATTACGTCAATTTTGCAGATCGCACGATTTATGCACGAGGCGTTCAGGAGATTGTCATTCGTAATCTGGATCTGGTCTGGTCTAACAAAGTCACTGCAGAAGAGGCTTTTGCGACAATTGAACAGGAGGTCACCGAACTAATTGGCAACTAAAACGTCCAGAGACAACACATATTAGGTCTGACCAGCGCTGAACGTTATCAGGGTCCGTCTCTTTGTTTGAGGGGCATTCATGTTTCTTCGCGAAGGAGGGCAGTGATATGAAGAAGGTATTACAAGATATAAAACCTATTCCTTTTCTGTTGCCATTCTTTGTCGCATACGTCATCTTTACCATTTTTCCCATATTTAAAGGGCTTGAAATGAGCTTATACGATTGGACTTTGGTGCGTAAAATGGAATTTGTCGGGTTTGAAAATTATCAAAAAATGTTTGCTGATTCTCACTTTTGGCATACCCTCTGGAATACGACGCTTTTCGTTATCTTAACGACGCCCACGATGGTGATTTTAGCTTTGGTATTGGCATTAATCGCTAATATGCAAACGAAGCTGAAAACGTTTTTTCGCGGGGCGTTTTTTCTTCCGAGCATATTGTCTGTTTCAGTCATTTCGTTTTTGGCGATCTTTATGCTTCAGCCGTACAACGGATTTGTAAACACTTTCATTCACGCGATCGGGATTGACTTAGAGCCGTTTTGGATGGCTGATGAGACGCTTGCTTGGGTCACGATTGTCGTTGTGACGTTGTGGTGGACGGTTGGTTTTAATATGGTTTTATTTCTTGCTGCTTTGCAAGAAATACCAGAAACGTTGTATGAGGCAAGTGAAATTGACGGCGCAAGTCGTTCGGACATGTTTCGACATATCACGTTGCCACATCTCATTCCGATTGGAAAGGTGATCCTACTACTTCAAATTTTAGCTTCGTACAAAGTTTTTGCACAAATCCTATTAATCACGGGTG includes the following:
- a CDS encoding ABC transporter substrate-binding protein produces the protein MSRWFHLLVGVVSLVFVLSACSGSVSPGAGSEEDVEIPEGATEVVMWNLFGGGDAEYMQAIVDKFNESQSEFFVNNVMQEFDEYYTKLLTSVAAGKGPDLAIAHSHVLPELVNQGLLMELDDYASKSGMDFADFNQNVLDVTVYDGKHYAVPIDTHPQIMYINNDLVRDAGLLSDDGSVEMEESPEGFVKFLTTLKEELPEDKMAFAFSSAGEDPYRIWWALYTQMGGEHLLSEDLENPDYVLDEEKAIKAANYIKDLYHKHEVVPLNLADFYSDFQSGQAAVMSTGVWATGIWERTEGLDFTAMPFPNMYEREGAWANSHTFILPYYADADEEKQRAAVEFMNFATENGLMWAEAGHIPAKDTVVKSEEFNEMPYRSEYAEVANYVNFADRTIYARGVQEIVIRNLDLVWSNKVTAEEAFATIEQEVTELIGN
- a CDS encoding carbohydrate ABC transporter permease; translated protein: MKKVLQDIKPIPFLLPFFVAYVIFTIFPIFKGLEMSLYDWTLVRKMEFVGFENYQKMFADSHFWHTLWNTTLFVILTTPTMVILALVLALIANMQTKLKTFFRGAFFLPSILSVSVISFLAIFMLQPYNGFVNTFIHAIGIDLEPFWMADETLAWVTIVVVTLWWTVGFNMVLFLAALQEIPETLYEASEIDGASRSDMFRHITLPHLIPIGKVILLLQILASYKVFAQILLITGGGPGGATRPLIQYIYEVGFTQSNLSYAATMSYALFFILLILSIIQLRMQRSEESQ